One Ursus arctos isolate Adak ecotype North America unplaced genomic scaffold, UrsArc2.0 scaffold_15, whole genome shotgun sequence genomic region harbors:
- the TERT gene encoding telomerase reverse transcriptase, with protein MPRAPRCRAVRSLLRGRYREVLPLATFLRRLGPQGRRLVRRGDPAAFRALVAQCLVCVPWDARPPPVAPSFRQVSCLKELVARVVQRLCERGARNVLAFGFALLDGARGGPPVAFTTSVRSYLPNTVTETLRGSGAWGLLLRRVGDDVLTHVLTHCALYVLVARSCAYQVCGPPLYDLCVPAVARPLASPGRSPGTRTDLRPTRQAWTSGARRRRGSSGSSPPLAKRPRRGETPEPDLGTDRPSTRAHLGRAYGPSDSKPRAVTPGRAAAEASSWEGGPPGTRRTSPAAQPSQGPQGVPHHPAHPETKHFLYSSGGRERLRPSFLLSALPPSLTGARKLVETIFLGSKPGRPGAARRTRRLPARYWRMRPLFRELLGNHARCPYGALLRTHCPLRVAAAGEASSNRECRGVGVCPLERPAAAPEESTDPGRLVHLLRQHSSPWQVYAFLRACLCRLVPAGLWGSRHNQHRFLRNVKKFISLGKHAKLSLQELTWKMKVQDCAWLHGSPGARCVPAAEHRRREEVLATFLCWLMGTYVVELLRSFFYVTETTFQKNRLFFYRKTVWSQLQSIGIRQHFTSVHLRELSAAEVRRHHEARGTLLTSRLRFLPKRSGLRPIVNMDYVVGARTFRRDKKVQHLTSQVKTLFSVLNYERARRPSLLGASVLGMDDIHRAWRAFVLRVRAQDPAPQLYFVKVDVTGAYDALPQDRLVEVIANVIRPQENTYCVRQYAVVRRTAQGHVRKSFKRHVSTFADLQPYMRHFVEHLQETSSLRDAVVIEQSSSLNEAGSGLFHLFLRLVYNHVIRIGGKSYVQCQGIPQGSILSTLLCSLCYGDMESRLFPGIQQDGVLLRLVDDFLLVTPHLTQARAFLRTLVRGVPEYGCTANLQKTAVNFPVEDIALGSAAPLQLPAHCLFPWCGLLLDTRTLEVSCDYSSYAQTSIRSSLTFSQGTRPGRSMRRKLFAVLRLKCCTLFLDLQVNSVHTVYTNIYKIFLLQAYRFHACVLQFPFNQPVRKNPSFFLRVIADTASHCYSLLKAKNTGMSLGTKGASGPFPSEAAQWLCLHAFLLKLARHGGTYRCLLGALRAAKAQLCRQLPGVTLAALEAAADPSLTADFKTILD; from the exons ATGCCGCGCGCGCCCCGGTGCCGCGCGGTGCGCTCCCTGCTGCGGGGCCGCTACCGCGAGGTGCTTCCCCTGGCCACCTTCCTGCGGCGCCTGGGGCCCCAGGGCCGGCGGCTCGTGCGGCGTGGGGACCCGGCGGCCTTCCGCGCGCTGGTGGCCCAGTGCCTGGTGTGCGTGCCCTGGGACGCGCGGCCGCCCCCGGTCGCCCCGTCCTTCCGCCAG GTGTCCTGCCTGAAGGAGCTGGTGGCCAGGGTGGTGCAGAGGCTCTGCGAGCGCGGCGCCAGGAACGTGCTGGCTTTCGGCTTCGCCCTGCTAGACGGGGCCCGCGGCGGGCCGCCCGTGGCCTTTACGACCAGCGTGCGCAGCTACCTGCCCAACACGGTAACGGAGACGCTGCGTGGCAGCGGTGCGTGGGGGCTGCTGCTGCGCCGCGTGGGCGACGATGTGCTCACGCACGTGCTCACGCACTGCGCGCTCTACGTGCTGGTGGCCCGGAGCTGCGCCTACCAGGTGTGCGGGCCTCCTCTCTACGACCTTTGCGTCCCAGCCGTGGCTCGGCCTCTCGCGTCCCCCGGCCGCAGTCCTGGGACCCGGACGGACCTCAGGCCCACGCGCCAGGCTTGGACCTCCGGCGCAAGGCGGCGTCGGGGCAGCTCCGGGAGCAGTCCGCCTCTGGCCAAGAGACCCAGACGCGGCGAGACGCCAGAGCCGGACCTGGGGACCGACAGGCCGTCTACCCGGGCCCACCTGGGCAGGGCCTATGGGCCGAGTGACAGCAAGCCTCGCGCAGTGACACCTGGCAGGGCCGCTGCAGAAGCTTCCTCTTGGGAGGGAGGGCCCCCTGGGACTCGTCGCACCTCCCCGGCCGCACAGCCATCTCAGGGGCCCCAGGGAGTACCCCATCACCCAGCGCACCCCGAGACCAAGCACTTCCTCTACAGCTCGGGAGGCAGGGAGCGGCTgcgcccctccttcctgctcagtgCCCTGCCGCCTAGCCTGACCGGGGCCCGGAAACTCGTGGAGACCATCTTTCTGGGCTCCAAGCCCGGGAGGCCGGGGGCTGCCCGCAGGACGCGCCGCCTGCCCGCGCGCTACTGGCGGATGAGGCCCCTGTTCCGGGAGCTGCTTGGGAACCACGCGCGGTGCCCGTACGGGGCGCTCCTCAGGACCCACTGCCCGCTCCGGGTGGCGGCCGCTGGGGAGGCGTCCAGCAACCGCGAGTGCAGAGGAGTGGGCGTGTGCCCGTTGGAGAGGCCCGCGGCAGCCCCCGAGGAGAGCACGGACCCCGGGCGCCTGGTCCACCTTCTCCGGCAGCACAGCAGTCCCTGGCAGGTGTATGCTTTCCTGCGGGCCTGCCTGTGCCGGCTGGTGCCCGCTGGACTCTGGGGCTCCAGGCACAACCAGCACCGCTTCTTAAGGAACGTGAAGAAGTTCATCTCTCTGGGAAAGCACGCCAAGCTCTCGCTGCAGGAGCTGACGTGGAAGATGAAAGTGCAGGACTGCGCCTGGCTGCACGGGAGCCCAG GGGCTCGCTGTGTCCCGGCCGCCGAGCACCGTCGCAGGGAGGAGGTCCTGGCCACGTTCCTGTGCTGGCTGATGGGCACGTACGTGGTTGAGCTGCTCAGGTCGTTTTTTTATGTCACGGAAACCACGTTTCAGAAGAACCGGCTCTTCTTCTACCGGAAGACCGTGTGGAGCCAGTTACAGAGTATAGGAATCAG ACAGCACTTCACCAGCGTGCATCTCCGAGAACTGTCCGCAGCAGAGGTCAGAAGACACCATGAAGCCAGAGGAACTCTCCTAACATCCCGACTCCGCTTCCTCCCCAAGCGCAGTGGGCTGCGGCCCATTGTGAACATGGACTACGTGGTGGGAGCCAGAACGTTCCGCAGAGACAAGAAG GTCCAGCATCTCACCTCGCAAGTGAAGACACTGTTCAGTGTGCTGAACTACGAGCGGGCCCGGcgccccagcctcctgggggcctCCGTGCTGGGTATGGACGACATCCACAGGGCCTGGCGAGCCTTTGTGCTGCGCGTGCGGGCCCAGGACCCAGCACCCCAGCTGTACTTTGTCAAG GTGGACGTGACGGGGGCGTATGATGCCCTCCCCCAGGACAGGCTGGTAGAGGTCATTGCCAACGTGATCAGGCCTCAAGAAAACACCTACTGCGTGCGCCAGTATGCCGTGGTCCGGAGAACTGCCCAGGGACACGTCCGCAAGTCCTTCAAAAGACAC GTGTCCACCTTCGCAGACCTCCAGCCGTACATGAGGCACTTCGTGGAGCATCTGCAAGAGACCAGCTCACTGAGGGACGCTGTGGTCATTGAGCAG AGCTCCTCTCTGAACGAAGCCGGCAGCGGCCTTTTCCACCTCTTCCTGCGCCTGGTGTACAACCACGTCATAAGGATCGGGGGCAA GTCGTACGTCCAGTGTCAGGGGATCCCCCAGGGCTCCATCCTGTCCACTCTGCTGTGCAGTCTCTGCTACGGGGACATGGAGAGCAGGTTGTTTCCTGGAATCCAGCAGGACGG GGTGCTGCTGCGCCTGGTGGACGACTTTCTGCTGGTCACACCTCACCTGACGCAAGCGCGGGCCTTTCTCAG GACCCTGGTCAGAGGTGTTCCCGAGTACGGCTGCACAGCCAACTTGCAGAAGACGGCAGTGAACTTCCCTGTGGAGGACATCGCCCTGGGCAGCGCGGCCCCCCTCCAGCTGCCAGCCCACTGCCTGTTCCCCTGGTGCGGCTTGCTGCTGGACACCCGGACCCTGGAGGTGTCCTGTGACTACTCCAG CTACGCCCAGACCTCCATCCGCTCAAGCCTCACCTTCAGCCAGGGCACCAGGCCCGGCAGGAGCATGCGGCGCAAGCTGTTCGCCGTCCTGCGGCTCAAGTGCTGCACTTTGTTTCTGGATCTGCAG GTGAACAGCGTCCATACGGTTTATACCAACATTTACAAGATATTCCTGCTGCAGGCCTACAG GTTCCACGCATGTGTGCTCCAGTTTCCATTCAACCAGCCGGTGAGGAAGaacccctccttcttcctccgtGTCATCGCGGACACCGCGTCGCACTGCTACTCCCTCCTGAAAGCCAAGAACACAG ggatgTCCCTGGGGACCAAGGGCGCCTCTGGCCCGTTTCCTTCTGAGGCCGCTCAGTGGCTCTGCCTCCACGCCTTTCTGCTCAAGCTGGCTCGTCACGGTGGTACCTACAGGTGTCTTCTGGGGGCACTCCGGGCAG CCAAAGCGCAGCTGTGCCGGCAGCTCCCGGGGGTGACTCTGGCCGCCCTGGAGGCAGCGGCTGACCCCAGCCTGACCGCAGACTTCAAGACCATTTTGGACTGA